From one Luteolibacter sp. SL250 genomic stretch:
- a CDS encoding HupE/UreJ family protein: MMRALIGSIIALAAAGAVIPTYFLSGFTHVLPDGLDHVLFILGLFFLSRSFPLLLLQMTLFTVAHSLTLGLSLYGVISLPVEWIEVAIALSITFVAVENLYAGNRLRAWRPWVVFASGLVHGMGFAHSFAETPIPREDFLPALFSFNLGVEFGQLAVLGLAYAAVALIWNRAWYRNAVERPICVLMALVGLGMAALRLG; the protein is encoded by the coding sequence ATGATGCGTGCCCTCATCGGATCGATCATCGCGCTGGCCGCCGCCGGCGCGGTGATTCCGACGTATTTTCTGAGCGGGTTCACCCACGTCCTGCCGGACGGACTGGACCACGTGCTGTTCATCCTGGGGCTGTTCTTTCTCAGCCGGAGCTTTCCGCTCCTACTACTCCAGATGACGTTGTTCACGGTGGCGCACTCGCTGACGCTGGGGCTGTCCCTCTACGGTGTGATCTCCCTGCCGGTGGAGTGGATCGAGGTGGCCATCGCGCTCAGCATCACTTTCGTGGCGGTGGAGAACCTTTATGCGGGGAACCGCCTGCGGGCGTGGCGGCCGTGGGTCGTGTTTGCTTCCGGCTTGGTCCATGGGATGGGCTTCGCCCACTCCTTCGCGGAAACACCTATCCCCCGGGAGGATTTCCTCCCTGCCTTGTTCAGTTTCAACCTCGGCGTGGAATTCGGGCAACTCGCGGTGCTGGGCCTCGCCTACGCGGCGGTCGCCCTGATCTGGAACCGTGCGTGGTACCGCAATGCGGTGGAAAGGCCCATCTGTGTGTTGATGGCCTTGGTGGGACTCGGGATGGCGGCTCTCCGTCTGGGGTGA
- a CDS encoding PLP-dependent transferase — MCLPTWDAVVGYEEGREKVTRRMRTGYPRFFRHPLVERLFTTAKNEIAGENEEVIVLPTRGAVQRAHRWVERQSSTAVRIASFHGLQVLVVPAKAKADAQYYWRFSGEVVSSRQAEDFLEGKLREGSKSHLVARSVAKYLNIPAEDVFIFTSGMSAVTAVQRALPGMLEGKKTLQIEFPYVDSLKIQELFGHGVVYLNEAVGESFDEALQRIRQGEFAGVFTEVPSNPLLRTIDLKRVAEACAEGNTPLVVDDSAAGPLNVDALKYADVVTGSLTKWVSGAGDVMAGMAGVRDSSPFAKQFRQSLVEDSTENAPLYIGDAEVLLSNMKGYTARMKTINDNGLALAKWLAAHPAVAGVWHPSLVNTEHYQAVMRPGGGFGGLLSFVLKSQKKTPKVYDSLRFSKGPSFGTSFTLVCPYTMLAHYTELEWAEGCGVSANLLRVSVGQEPLEHIISVFEEALSHA, encoded by the coding sequence GTGTGCCTCCCTACCTGGGATGCCGTCGTCGGCTATGAGGAGGGACGGGAGAAAGTCACGCGCCGCATGCGCACGGGGTACCCGCGCTTCTTCCGTCACCCGCTCGTCGAGCGGCTTTTCACCACCGCGAAGAACGAGATCGCCGGAGAAAATGAGGAAGTCATCGTCCTGCCAACCCGTGGTGCCGTCCAGCGCGCCCACCGGTGGGTTGAGCGACAGTCATCGACGGCCGTCCGGATTGCCAGTTTCCATGGACTACAGGTGCTGGTTGTGCCAGCGAAAGCAAAGGCGGATGCCCAATACTACTGGAGGTTCTCCGGGGAGGTCGTGAGCAGCCGTCAAGCGGAGGACTTCCTCGAAGGGAAGCTGCGCGAGGGATCGAAGTCCCATCTCGTGGCGCGTTCCGTGGCCAAGTATCTCAATATCCCCGCGGAGGATGTGTTCATCTTCACCAGCGGCATGTCCGCTGTCACCGCTGTCCAGCGTGCCCTCCCCGGCATGCTGGAGGGCAAAAAGACCCTGCAGATCGAGTTTCCCTATGTGGACTCGCTCAAGATCCAGGAACTCTTCGGACACGGCGTCGTCTATCTGAACGAAGCCGTCGGCGAATCCTTCGACGAGGCTCTCCAGCGCATCCGCCAGGGTGAGTTCGCGGGCGTCTTCACGGAGGTCCCCAGCAATCCCCTCCTCCGCACCATCGATCTCAAGCGTGTCGCGGAGGCGTGCGCGGAGGGCAATACCCCACTGGTGGTGGATGACTCCGCCGCCGGTCCACTGAACGTGGACGCGCTGAAATACGCGGACGTGGTGACCGGCAGCCTGACGAAATGGGTGTCCGGTGCGGGCGATGTCATGGCTGGCATGGCCGGCGTGCGCGACAGCTCCCCGTTCGCAAAGCAGTTCCGCCAGTCCCTCGTGGAAGACTCCACGGAAAACGCACCGCTCTACATCGGCGATGCGGAGGTTCTCCTTTCCAACATGAAGGGCTACACGGCCCGGATGAAGACCATCAACGACAATGGTCTGGCTCTCGCCAAATGGCTTGCGGCCCACCCCGCCGTCGCCGGGGTGTGGCACCCGTCGCTGGTCAATACGGAGCACTACCAGGCGGTCATGCGTCCCGGCGGAGGCTTCGGGGGATTGCTTTCCTTCGTCCTGAAGTCACAGAAGAAGACCCCGAAGGTCTATGACTCCCTGCGTTTCAGCAAGGGTCCCAGCTTCGGCACCTCCTTCACGCTCGTCTGCCCCTACACCATGCTCGCTCACTACACGGAGCTTGAATGGGCGGAAGGATGCGGTGTGTCGGCGAACCTGCTGCGGGTATCCGTCGGGCAGGAACCTCTGGAACACATCATCTCCGTGTTCGAGGAGGCGCTGTCCCACGCCTGA
- a CDS encoding TonB-dependent receptor: MKFSRFSPFYLFVLSLGANAQSTNTSQELPIVEVVGKAEHLIGKARTSSQGQTSAQELAERPFLRRGELLESVPGVIITQHSGDGKANQYFVRGFNLDHGTDFSIFMDGQPVNFITHAHGQGYADLNPIIPELVESIDYWKGPFFAELGDLSTAGAAKFRFFDMLPSGIASFTIGEDNFYRGLVADTIDLSSGDGGKGGLSVRSCLTYALEYNYYDGPWTMKSDSERANGFLKYFREAGQDKFSLTAMAYTGDWNSTDQIPKRAIDDGTLSRFGNIDPTLGGNSNRYSLMAAWDREHTNGRTHVDAYAGYYDLDLFSNFTYVLGGGDQFEQKDERWFVGGEVRREWDFAEKNRLIVGVQTRNDFLNDIGLYNTTDRARTGTIRQDDVTVNTVGIFSSLDFHVNPWFRVQPGIRADFFHFDVNSDNPVNSGSDNDAIISPKLNLVFGPWNETEFYVSGGYGFHSNDARGVNLGVDGVDPLVRTYGGEIGVRTEALENVVSTLSFFYLHSDSELLYVGDAGTSEAGPATERYGVEWATYWRPTEWLMADNEVTLSEGKLKGVGGDDKIPGAVPFVWSAGITIGKQEGFFGTLRSRYFSPRPLIEDGSEESRASLQVNTRIGYRKNDWEVSLDCLNLLDRKDNDIEYFYESLMPGEAAGTGPNGGHEDIHLHPSEPRTFRVTFTKRF; this comes from the coding sequence ATGAAATTTTCCCGTTTTTCCCCATTCTACCTTTTCGTCCTTTCACTCGGCGCGAACGCCCAATCCACCAACACCTCCCAGGAGCTGCCCATCGTGGAGGTGGTCGGCAAGGCGGAGCACCTCATCGGCAAGGCACGGACCTCCTCCCAGGGTCAGACCAGCGCGCAGGAACTCGCCGAGCGCCCGTTCCTCCGGCGCGGTGAACTGCTGGAATCCGTCCCCGGCGTCATCATCACCCAACACTCCGGCGACGGTAAAGCGAACCAATACTTCGTCCGCGGCTTCAACCTCGACCACGGCACCGACTTCTCCATCTTCATGGACGGACAGCCGGTGAACTTCATCACCCACGCCCACGGCCAGGGCTACGCCGACCTGAACCCGATCATCCCGGAACTGGTTGAATCCATCGACTACTGGAAAGGTCCGTTCTTCGCGGAACTGGGCGACCTGAGCACCGCCGGAGCGGCCAAGTTCCGCTTCTTTGACATGCTGCCTTCCGGGATCGCCAGCTTCACCATCGGCGAGGACAATTTCTACCGCGGCTTGGTCGCAGACACCATCGACCTGTCCTCCGGAGATGGCGGGAAAGGCGGCCTCTCCGTCCGTTCCTGCCTCACCTACGCGCTGGAGTACAACTACTATGACGGACCATGGACAATGAAGTCCGACTCCGAGCGGGCGAACGGATTCCTCAAGTATTTCCGCGAAGCGGGGCAGGACAAGTTCAGCCTCACCGCCATGGCCTACACCGGCGACTGGAACTCCACCGACCAGATCCCCAAGCGGGCGATCGACGACGGAACCCTCAGCCGCTTCGGCAACATCGACCCCACCCTGGGCGGCAACTCGAACCGCTACAGCCTGATGGCCGCATGGGACCGTGAGCACACCAACGGCCGCACCCATGTGGATGCCTACGCCGGCTACTACGACCTCGATCTGTTCTCGAACTTCACCTACGTCCTCGGCGGCGGCGACCAGTTCGAGCAAAAGGACGAACGCTGGTTCGTTGGCGGCGAGGTCCGCCGGGAGTGGGACTTCGCGGAGAAGAACCGCCTCATCGTGGGCGTGCAGACCCGCAATGATTTCCTCAACGACATCGGCCTCTACAACACCACCGACCGCGCGCGGACCGGCACCATCAGGCAGGATGACGTGACCGTGAACACGGTGGGAATCTTCAGCTCGCTCGACTTCCATGTGAATCCATGGTTCCGCGTGCAGCCGGGCATTCGGGCGGACTTCTTCCACTTCGACGTGAACAGCGACAACCCGGTGAACTCCGGCAGCGACAATGACGCCATCATCTCGCCGAAACTGAACCTCGTCTTCGGGCCATGGAATGAAACCGAGTTCTATGTGAGCGGCGGCTACGGCTTCCACAGCAATGATGCCCGCGGCGTGAACCTCGGGGTGGACGGTGTGGATCCGCTGGTGCGCACCTACGGCGGGGAAATCGGCGTTCGGACAGAGGCACTGGAGAACGTGGTCAGCACGCTGTCCTTCTTCTACCTCCACAGTGACTCCGAGCTGCTGTATGTCGGGGATGCGGGCACCTCGGAGGCAGGCCCCGCCACCGAGCGCTACGGCGTGGAGTGGGCCACCTACTGGCGTCCGACGGAGTGGCTGATGGCCGACAACGAGGTGACGCTCTCCGAAGGGAAACTCAAGGGCGTGGGCGGCGATGACAAGATCCCCGGCGCGGTTCCGTTCGTCTGGAGCGCGGGCATCACCATCGGCAAGCAGGAAGGTTTCTTCGGCACGCTCCGTTCGCGCTACTTCAGCCCGCGGCCTCTGATCGAGGACGGCAGCGAGGAATCCCGCGCCAGCCTCCAGGTCAACACCCGCATCGGCTACCGGAAGAACGATTGGGAAGTCTCCCTGGACTGCCTGAACCTGCTCGACCGGAAGGACAACGACATCGAGTATTTCTACGAATCCCTGATGCCCGGGGAGGCGGCAGGCACCGGACCGAACGGCGGCCATGAGGACATCCACCTCCATCCTTCGGAGCCGAGGACCTTCCGCGTGACCTTCACCAAGAGGTTCTGA